Proteins from a genomic interval of Cyprinus carpio isolate SPL01 chromosome A21, ASM1834038v1, whole genome shotgun sequence:
- the LOC109051806 gene encoding uncharacterized protein LOC109051806, which translates to MEDDRRFHKLTQEQVENLDQVLTEVIPIHGRGNFPTLEIKPKDIIHVVRDRLILKKIKVRDVRLNGSTASHVLVKENGTSYKDLDIIFGVELPKPEDFQIIKEVVLGCLLDFLPKGVNKDKITALTMKEAYVQKMVKVFTEHDRWSLISLSNNSGKNVELKFVNSLRRQFEFSVDSFQIILDSMLQSYLDAERRKFVEGQEGQDSSLAQSQGIQTALMDEPLLSSCDTGHHQESDIDMSSKTDDIQTFRDSQCYCKTSQKEQSKYSEQEPTLQIDKDVETEMVQTTSTPMSMEEVSEYSVMVHVEEKNELHENVSLQTETLLEVNTNETGMDSGEGNELVGVKTMSVKETNPNVKTYIHETDSDKTEYKLDIEPVKSQPWLEMVNTDFSCLSTTGTFGERCTFQPAPITFLTQSALESYAEYPLPPPAKKNSQNSQMVVLKHSSPKPPRKMSKKITLVPSSPEKSVSSNSDVNCQVLHPPNAYPKESLPMQVKMSGLTTKSFELSSASENDSKESKELANCTGAFTVAASENGMHSEKTLYMSLSPEESLQSRVQTSEPETGEATHITILIPTSNPSILPKDQNRINQPSNESVQTAQCQAMVPLINVNSEPLLQANDSYDLNSASPKKKDIEPCAQVDDATSPRFLTEPSELVTMATNCASQMLKPLSADLTIDSQVVGTYSSGSEHVISPQVHNYPLSTLQTQELLVPSPQTKEPPELLSLVSLPQVQSLTVSAPNFSKTLEPSISSTLNLESSRTSEPVLEPSVMSLDVIDPSEIFYEVAEPSEPLSQGLQPSAASVSHTLETSMSSVSEEVVSKISNPSFSDINEPIRPSKELPCITVLAESMYGDFEQAMDHLRYRLIATRNPEEIRGGGLLKYSNLLVRDFKPACETEIKTLERYMCSRFFIDFPDVNEQQRKIESYLRNHFIGEEKSKYDYLMTLRRVVNESTVCLMGHERRQTLNMITILALKVLGEQNIIPNANNVTCYYQPAPYMTDHNFTNYYISNGQSPMIYHPYPLHIHMQSGLV; encoded by the coding sequence ATGGAAGATGATCGCCGGTTTCACAAACTGACACAAGAACAGGTGGAGAATTTGGACCAAGTTCTTACAGAAGTCATTCCCATTCATGGTAGGGGTAATTTCCCAACCCTTGAAATCAAGCCCAAAGACATAATCCATGTGGTCAGAGACAGACTGATTTTAAAGAAGATCAAGGTGAGAGATGTCCGTCTCAATGGTTCTACAGCCAGTCATGTGCTGGTCAAAGAGAATGGCACCAGCTACAAAGACTTGGATATCATCTTTGGTGTGGAGCTTCCCAAACCGGAGGACTTCCAGATTATCAAGGAGGTGGTTTTGGGCTGTCTGCTGGACTTTCTACCTAAAGGTGTCAACAAAGATAAGATTACAGCTCTCACCATGAAAGAGGCATATGTACAAAAAATGGTCAAGGTCTTCACTGAGCATGACCGTTGGAGCCTTATCTCCCTTTCAAACAACAGCGGTAAGAATGTGGAGCTCAAGTTTGTCAACTCTCTACGACGCCAGTTTGAATTCAGTGTGGATTCCTTTCAGATCATCCTGGACAGTATGCTACAATCTTATTTAGATGCTGAAAGGAGGAAGTTTGTGGAAGGGCAAGAGGGCCAAGATTCTTCTTTAGCTCAAAGTCAAGGAATTCAGACAGCCCTAATGGATGAACCACTCCTCAGCTCTTGTGACACAGGGCATCACCAGGAAAGTGACATTGACATGTCCTCcaaaactgatgatattcagactTTTCGTGACTCTCAGTGTTATTGTAAAACGAGTCAGAAAGAGCAGTCTAAATATTCAGAACAAGAACCAACACTTCAAATAGACAAAGATGTTGAAACAGAGATGGTTCAAACCACATCTACGCCTATGTCTATGGAAGAAGTATCAGAGTACTCTGTAATGGTGCATGTGGAGGAAAAGAATGAACTTCATGAAAATGTGTCTTTGCAAACTGAGACACTACTCGAAGTAAATACAAATGAAACTGGTATGGACTCAGGGGAGGGAAATGAACTAGTTGGGGTAAAAACTATGTCTGTTAAGGAAACAAATCCCAATGTCAAAACATATATTCATGAAACAGATTCTGACAAAACAGAATACAAGTTAGACATAGAGCCAGTTAAATCCCAACCATGGCTTGAAATGGTAAATACAGACTTTTCTTGTCTTTCAACAACAGGGACCTTTGGTGAGCGATGCACATTCCAACCTGCTCCCATTACATTTCTTACACAATCAGCACTAGAATCATATGCAGAGTATCCTTTACCACCCCCTGCCAAGAAAAACAGCCAAAATTCACAAATGGTTGTTCTCAAGCATTCCTCACCCAAACCTCCTCGGAAAATGTCCAAAAAGATAACTCTTGTACCGAGTTCACCAGAAAAATCAGTGTCAAGTAATTCAGATGTTAATTGTCAGGTTTTGCATCCACCTAACGCTTACCCAAAAGAATCATTACCTATGCAGGTTAAAATGTCAGGTCTTACCACAAAAAGCTTTGAATTATCCAGTGCCTCAGAAAATGACTCTAAAGAGTCTAAAGAACTAGCCAATTGTACTGGAGCTTTTACTGTTGCTGCTTCGGAGAATGGTATGCATTCAGAAAAGACATTGTACATGAGTCTATCACCAGAGGAAAGCCTTCAAAGTCGAGTGCAAACTTCAGAACCAGAAACTGGTGAAGCAACTCACATCACTATTCTAATTCCTACATCCAATCCCAGTATTCTCCCCAAAGATCAAAACAGGATAAACCAGCCTTCTAATGAAAGTGTTCAGACAGCACAGTGTCAGGCAATGGTACCTCTTATTAATGTGAATTCTGAGCCTTTACTTCAGGCAAATGACAGTTATGACCTCAACTCAGCCTCTCCCAAAAAGAAAGATATTGAGCCTTGTGCTCAAGTTGATGATGCCACATCACCAAGATTTCTTACTGAACCCTCAGAATTAGTCACTATGGCAACAAATTGTGCCTCTCAAATGTTAAAACCACTGTCTGCAGACCTTACTATTGACTCACAAGTGGTAGGGACTTATTCATCAGGCTCTGAACATGTTATATCACCTCAAGTTCACAACTACCCCTTGTCCACTCTGCAGACTCAGGAACTTCTTGTGCCAAGTCCACAGACTAAAGAACCTCCAGAACTATTATCACTTGTCTCCTTACCACAAGTTCAAAGCCTCACTGTTTCAGCACCTAATTTTTCAAAGACACTAGAACCTTCCATATCCTCAACACTAAATCTAGAATCTTCAAGAACCTCAGAACCTGTTTTAGAACCATCCGTTATGTCTCTGGATGTCATAGACCCCTCTGAAATATTCTATGAAGTTGCAGAACCATCTGAACCACTTTCACAGGGTTTGCAACCCTCTGCAGCATCGGTGTCACATACATTAGAAACATCTATGTCATCAGTAAGTGAGGAGGTGGTTTCCAAGATATCAAACCCATCATTTTCAGACATTAATGAGCCCATACGCCCTTCAAAAGAGCTGCCTTGCATTACGGTGTTGGCTGAGAGCATGTATGGTGACTTTGAGCAGGCTATGGACCACCTACGCTACCGGCTAATAGCGACACGCAACCCTGAAGAAATCAGGGGTGGAGGCCTGCTCAAGTACAGTAATCTGCTTGTCCGGGACTTCAAACCTGCCTGTGAAACAGAAATTAAGACTCTTGAGCGCTACATGTGTTCACGTTTTTTTATTGACTTCCCTGATGTGAATGAGCAGCAGCGCAAAATTGAGTCATACCTGCGCAACCATTTTATTGGAGAGGAGAAAAGTAAATATGATTACTTGATGACCCTTCGGAGAGTGGTCAATGAGAGCACTGTGTGCTTGATGGGGCATGAACGCCGTCAGACTCTCAATATGATTACCATTCTAGCACTTAAAGTCCTGGGTGAGCAGAACATCATTCCAAATGCCAATAACGTTACCTGCTACTACCAGCCTGCACCATACATGACAGACCACAACTTCACTAACTATTACATTTCAAATGGCCAGTCCCCAATGATATACCACCCCTACCCACTACACATACACATGCAGTCTGGATTAGTTT